In the genome of Desulfovibrio sp. ZJ209, one region contains:
- a CDS encoding (Fe-S)-binding protein has protein sequence MENNLQKLAQRLMALDDKITACMRCGMCQAVCPMFGASGQEADVARGKLFLINNLAHMLLDDPEALADKLGRCLLCGSCQAACPPGVEIMAIFREAREVVYTYLGLNPVKKLVFRTLLAKPGLFNFAMRVGAPMQGLLFHKTGDVQGTVCAPMFNFFLGDRHIRPLAKKPLHAIYGALDEPRPAGGIKVAFFPGCLGDKMYVEMGQACLKVLKHHKVAVYMPAEFACCGIPAVSSGDAKGMEKELKANLAILAKGDFDYILTPCASCTSTIKELWPEYAKRLGPSEAKLAEDFAQKAMDINVFIVDVLGVTPAAQPKGGATDVTYHDSCHLKKSLGVSREPRMVVEANPAYTMKEMNEADRCCGCGGSFNLFHYDYSRKIGQRKRDNVVASGARIVSAGCPACMMQLEDVLSQNKDDIKVKHTVELYAESLD, from the coding sequence ATGGAAAACAATCTGCAAAAGTTGGCCCAGCGCCTCATGGCGCTGGACGACAAGATCACGGCCTGCATGCGCTGCGGCATGTGCCAGGCGGTCTGCCCCATGTTCGGCGCCTCCGGGCAGGAGGCCGACGTGGCCCGGGGCAAGCTCTTCCTCATCAACAACCTCGCGCACATGCTCCTTGACGACCCCGAGGCCCTGGCGGACAAGCTCGGGCGCTGCCTGCTCTGCGGCTCCTGCCAGGCCGCGTGCCCGCCCGGCGTGGAGATCATGGCCATCTTCCGGGAGGCGCGCGAGGTGGTGTATACCTATCTCGGGCTGAACCCGGTCAAGAAACTGGTGTTCCGCACCCTGCTCGCCAAGCCCGGGCTCTTCAACTTCGCCATGCGCGTGGGCGCGCCCATGCAGGGGCTGCTCTTCCACAAGACGGGCGACGTGCAGGGCACGGTCTGCGCGCCCATGTTCAACTTCTTTCTGGGCGACCGGCACATCCGGCCGCTGGCGAAAAAGCCGCTGCACGCCATCTACGGCGCCCTCGACGAGCCCAGGCCCGCCGGCGGCATCAAGGTGGCCTTTTTCCCGGGCTGCCTCGGCGACAAGATGTATGTGGAGATGGGCCAGGCCTGCCTCAAGGTGCTGAAGCACCACAAGGTCGCGGTCTACATGCCCGCGGAATTCGCCTGCTGCGGCATCCCGGCGGTCTCCTCCGGCGACGCCAAGGGCATGGAAAAGGAGCTCAAGGCCAACCTCGCCATCCTTGCCAAGGGCGATTTCGACTATATCCTTACCCCGTGCGCCTCCTGCACCTCCACCATCAAGGAGCTCTGGCCCGAGTACGCCAAGCGCCTCGGCCCCTCGGAAGCCAAGCTCGCCGAGGACTTCGCGCAGAAGGCCATGGACATCAACGTCTTCATCGTGGACGTGCTCGGCGTGACCCCGGCCGCCCAGCCCAAGGGCGGGGCCACGGATGTCACCTATCACGACTCCTGCCACCTCAAGAAGTCCCTCGGGGTGAGCCGCGAGCCGCGCATGGTGGTGGAGGCCAACCCGGCCTATACAATGAAGGAGATGAACGAGGCCGACCGCTGCTGCGGCTGCGGCGGCTCCTTCAACCTCTTCCACTACGATTATTCGCGCAAGATCGGCCAGCGCAAGCGCGACAACGTGGTGGCCTCGGGCGCCAGGATCGTGAGCGCGGGCTGCCCGGCCTGCATGATGCAGCTCGAGGACGTGCTCTCGCAAAACAAGGACGACATCAAGGTCAAGCACACGGTGGAACTCTACGCCGAAAGCCTCGACTGA
- a CDS encoding FAD-linked oxidase C-terminal domain-containing protein, translating into MASQALIKDFEELLGKENVFTSEADRQSYSFDSAVLPSVTPAMVLRPTTTEQLGACVKKLYEAGVPMTVRGAGTNLSGGTIPDSVDSAVILTTALNRILEINSNDLYAVVEPGVITAQFAAEVAKKGLFYPPDPGSQTVSTIGGNIAENAGGLRGLKYGVTKDYLMGIEFYDSTGALVRSGSRTVKCVTGYNLPGLMIQSEGTLGIISQAVMKLIPPPQASQALMAVFADMQDAAEAVAGIIAAHILPCTLEFLDNNTIIRVDDFTHAGLPREAGAILLIEVDGHPAQVADDAAAVEKVLKANRATAVHVPKDAEEKNRLWEARRQALPVLARCRPTTVLEDATVPRSQIPAMMKAVNEIAAKHKVEVGTFGHAGDGNLHPTFLCDKRDKEEFSRVEAAVDEMFDVAIRLQGTLSGEHGIGTAKAKWLEKETGRGAIEYSRRLRHALDPKGLLNPTKMVEI; encoded by the coding sequence ATGGCAAGCCAGGCATTGATCAAGGACTTTGAAGAGCTGCTCGGCAAGGAAAACGTGTTCACCTCCGAGGCCGACCGGCAGAGTTATTCCTTTGACTCGGCCGTGCTCCCCTCGGTGACGCCCGCCATGGTGCTCAGGCCCACCACCACGGAGCAGCTGGGCGCGTGCGTGAAAAAACTCTACGAGGCCGGCGTGCCCATGACCGTGCGCGGCGCGGGCACCAACCTCTCCGGCGGCACCATCCCCGACAGCGTGGACTCGGCCGTCATCCTGACCACGGCCTTGAACCGCATCCTCGAGATCAATTCCAATGACCTCTACGCCGTGGTCGAGCCCGGCGTCATCACGGCCCAGTTCGCCGCCGAAGTGGCGAAAAAGGGCCTCTTCTACCCGCCGGACCCGGGCTCCCAGACCGTGTCCACCATCGGCGGCAACATCGCCGAGAACGCGGGCGGCCTGCGCGGCCTCAAGTACGGCGTCACCAAGGACTACCTCATGGGCATCGAGTTCTACGATTCCACGGGGGCCCTGGTGCGCTCGGGCTCGCGCACGGTGAAGTGCGTGACCGGCTACAACCTGCCCGGGCTCATGATCCAGTCCGAGGGCACGCTCGGCATCATCTCCCAGGCCGTCATGAAGCTCATCCCGCCGCCGCAGGCCTCGCAGGCGCTCATGGCCGTGTTCGCCGACATGCAGGACGCGGCCGAGGCCGTGGCCGGCATCATCGCCGCGCACATCCTGCCCTGCACGCTGGAATTTCTCGACAACAACACCATTATCCGCGTGGACGACTTCACCCATGCGGGGCTCCCGCGCGAGGCCGGCGCCATCCTGCTCATCGAGGTGGACGGCCATCCGGCCCAGGTGGCCGACGACGCCGCCGCCGTGGAGAAGGTCCTCAAGGCCAACCGCGCCACGGCAGTGCACGTGCCCAAGGACGCCGAGGAAAAGAACCGCCTCTGGGAGGCCCGCCGCCAGGCGCTCCCGGTGCTCGCCCGCTGCCGGCCCACCACCGTGCTCGAGGACGCCACGGTGCCGCGCTCGCAGATCCCGGCCATGATGAAGGCCGTCAACGAGATCGCGGCCAAGCACAAGGTCGAGGTCGGCACCTTCGGCCACGCCGGCGACGGCAACCTGCACCCCACCTTCCTCTGCGACAAGCGCGACAAGGAAGAGTTCTCGCGCGTGGAAGCGGCCGTGGACGAAATGTTCGACGTGGCCATCCGCCTGCAGGGCACGCTCTCGGGCGAGCACGGCATCGGCACGGCCAAGGCCAAGTGGCTGGAAAAGGAGACCGGGCGCGGCGCCATCGAGTATTCGCGCAGGCTGAGGCACGCCCTCGACCCCAAGGGCCTGCTCAATCCCACGAAAATGGTGGAGATCTAG
- the fliF gene encoding flagellar basal-body MS-ring/collar protein FliF, translating into MPTFITNLVDNLKGLWARLNMIQRVAVAGGAVALVACAIGLSLWAGRVEYKVLYSNLGPEDASSVVKALQADKTPYQLADNGTTILVPQDVVYDQRIRIAGEGGLVGQGIGFEIFDKVKVGQTDFVQKINYTRALQGELSRTISEFPSVESARVHLVIPKRSLFVEERQDPSASVVLKLNKPSVKPDQKEIQAILNMVVMAVEGLDKNHVSITDNGGKVLYEPEEDTLAGISSTQMEHRLSVQRNLERRIEELLQPIFGPGRVIAKVNADMDFSQKTIRREIYDPEKTVVRSEQRSEESQQGQANLEAGAPDANFRGDGITGSVSNQNGTRETRTTNYEINKEEHQIIANVGDLRRLTVAVIIDGSYEKSEGAWNFVPRKPEELDRVRQLVSNAVGLNTGRGDSLEVSSAPFNDSEPPHEPNFAEVLADYAERLGKPLLNALLAFLFLMLVVRPVVLALIRPKVEAGEMVEGLEGLPSAEEQLALYEALEEAAKADEEEPEAIEEEDDELVFKDIEALKAHIFTLSDNHMEQVVSLVRGWMQNDEARA; encoded by the coding sequence ATGCCGACGTTCATCACCAATCTCGTTGACAATCTCAAGGGCCTCTGGGCCCGGCTGAACATGATCCAGCGCGTCGCCGTCGCCGGCGGCGCCGTGGCCCTGGTGGCCTGCGCCATCGGGCTCTCGCTCTGGGCGGGGCGGGTGGAGTACAAGGTGCTCTACTCGAATCTTGGCCCCGAGGACGCGAGCTCCGTGGTCAAGGCGCTCCAGGCCGACAAGACGCCCTACCAGCTCGCGGACAACGGCACCACCATCCTCGTGCCGCAGGACGTGGTCTATGACCAGCGCATCAGGATCGCCGGCGAAGGCGGCCTGGTGGGCCAGGGCATCGGCTTTGAGATCTTCGACAAGGTCAAGGTCGGCCAGACGGATTTCGTGCAGAAAATCAACTACACCCGCGCGCTCCAGGGCGAGCTCTCGCGCACCATCAGCGAGTTCCCCAGCGTGGAGAGCGCGCGCGTGCACCTCGTCATCCCCAAGCGCAGCCTCTTCGTGGAGGAGCGCCAGGACCCGTCCGCCTCGGTGGTGCTCAAGCTCAACAAGCCCAGCGTCAAGCCGGACCAGAAGGAGATCCAGGCCATCCTCAACATGGTGGTCATGGCGGTGGAAGGCCTTGACAAGAACCATGTCTCCATCACCGACAACGGCGGCAAGGTGCTCTACGAGCCCGAGGAAGACACCCTCGCCGGCATCAGCTCCACCCAGATGGAGCACCGCCTCTCCGTGCAGCGCAACCTTGAGCGCCGCATCGAGGAGCTGCTGCAGCCCATCTTCGGCCCCGGCCGCGTCATCGCCAAGGTCAACGCGGACATGGACTTCAGCCAGAAGACCATCCGCCGCGAGATCTACGACCCCGAAAAAACCGTGGTCCGCAGCGAGCAGCGCAGCGAAGAGAGCCAGCAGGGCCAGGCCAACCTCGAGGCCGGCGCGCCGGACGCCAACTTCCGCGGCGACGGCATCACGGGCTCCGTCTCCAACCAGAACGGCACCCGCGAGACGCGCACCACCAACTACGAGATCAACAAGGAAGAGCACCAGATCATCGCCAATGTGGGAGATTTGCGCCGCCTGACGGTTGCGGTTATCATTGATGGGTCGTATGAAAAGAGCGAGGGCGCGTGGAACTTCGTGCCCCGCAAGCCTGAGGAACTGGACCGCGTGCGCCAGCTCGTGTCCAACGCGGTGGGCCTGAACACCGGCCGTGGCGACTCCCTCGAAGTGAGCTCGGCCCCGTTCAACGATTCCGAGCCGCCCCACGAGCCCAACTTCGCCGAGGTGCTGGCCGACTACGCCGAGCGCCTGGGCAAGCCCCTGCTCAACGCGCTGCTTGCCTTCCTCTTCCTCATGCTGGTGGTCCGGCCCGTGGTGCTGGCCCTCATCCGGCCCAAGGTCGAGGCGGGCGAGATGGTCGAAGGCCTCGAGGGCCTGCCCTCCGCCGAGGAGCAGCTGGCGCTCTACGAAGCCCTCGAGGAAGCGGCCAAGGCCGACGAGGAAGAGCCGGAAGCCATTGAAGAGGAAGATGACGAGCTCGTCTTCAAGGATATCGAAGCCCTCAAGGCGCACATCTTCACCCTCTCCGACAATCACATGGAGCAGGTGGTGAGCCTGGTGCGCGGCTGGATGCAGAACGATGAAGCAAGAGCCTAA
- the fliG gene encoding flagellar motor switch protein FliG produces MELTGQQRIAVLLLAMGDKFTADVFKRMERQEIADVSKAIVELGPVPRETVEEVLRNFHESLVDGVDMISGGSDTAKRLLVRNLDPETAKYVMDTLALDTGPAPFRDLEQVSPRLLSQILRNEHPQTLALIMGHLHPDQAANLLTSLPAGVRAEVLTRLAKLESVPEEMLMEVDKVLTSQLIAMGGKEGKKVGGVQSVAEILNAVDRATEEEVLSEIEEESAQMAEDIRNLMFVFEDCKNIDDKGVRELLKEVSNEVLTLALRGASEDLREKFFKNMSERAGNMIREELEFMGPTKISDVEAAQQSIVKVVRRLEAENKVVVSRGGGDVFV; encoded by the coding sequence ATGGAACTGACCGGCCAGCAGCGCATCGCGGTCCTCCTGCTCGCCATGGGCGACAAGTTCACGGCCGATGTCTTCAAGCGCATGGAGCGCCAGGAGATCGCCGACGTTTCCAAGGCCATCGTGGAGCTCGGGCCCGTGCCGCGCGAGACCGTGGAGGAAGTGCTGCGCAACTTCCACGAATCCCTGGTGGACGGCGTGGACATGATCTCGGGCGGCAGCGACACGGCCAAGCGCCTCCTCGTCCGCAACCTCGACCCCGAAACCGCCAAGTACGTCATGGACACGCTGGCGCTGGACACGGGGCCCGCCCCCTTCCGCGACCTCGAGCAGGTGAGCCCGCGCCTGCTCTCGCAGATCCTGCGCAACGAGCACCCGCAGACGCTGGCGCTCATCATGGGCCACCTCCACCCGGACCAGGCCGCCAATCTTTTGACCAGCCTGCCCGCGGGCGTGCGCGCCGAGGTGCTCACGCGCCTCGCCAAGCTCGAGTCCGTGCCGGAAGAAATGCTCATGGAGGTGGACAAGGTGCTCACGAGCCAGCTCATCGCCATGGGCGGCAAGGAGGGCAAGAAGGTGGGCGGCGTGCAGTCCGTGGCCGAGATCCTCAACGCCGTGGACCGCGCCACCGAGGAGGAGGTGCTCTCGGAGATCGAGGAAGAATCCGCCCAGATGGCCGAGGACATCCGCAACCTCATGTTCGTCTTCGAGGACTGCAAGAACATCGACGACAAGGGCGTGCGCGAGCTGCTCAAGGAAGTCTCCAACGAGGTGCTGACCCTGGCCCTGCGCGGCGCCAGCGAGGATCTGCGCGAAAAGTTCTTCAAGAACATGTCCGAGCGCGCGGGCAACATGATCCGCGAGGAGCTGGAATTCATGGGCCCCACCAAGATCTCGGACGTGGAGGCCGCCCAGCAGAGCATCGTCAAGGTGGTGCGCCGGCTGGAGGCGGAAAACAAGGTGGTGGTCAGCCGGGGCGGCGGCGATGTGTTCGTCTAG
- a CDS encoding FliI/YscN family ATPase — protein MKLDPRACRRLLHEANPIRLFGKVNKVVGLVAEGSGLRAPLGAVCHMLPEGGAEGVAAEVVGFRDGNLLFMPYGDMRGIRPGSLIRNTSMPPVFPVGPDLLGRAFDAFGTPLDAGPPVSAELSGSPLPPGEQDKADYERQMELQAPHTPEWAVKARQLWQPELAQLYTDPPSPLQRPRITDMLDVGVRSINSLITLGKGQRVGIMAGSGVGKSTLMGMMARYTKADVNVIALIGERGREVVEFMERDLGPSGMARSVLVIATSDQSPLVRMRAAYAATAVAEYFRDKGMDVLLMMDSVTRFAMAAREVGLAVGEPPTTKGYTPSVFAQLPKLLERAGRSATGTITGIYTVLVDGDDFNEPIADAVRSILDGHIVLTRDLADQGHFPAIDVLRSISRLRSDICPREDVVAGRIVTRRMSTFRRVEDMVNIGAYAKGSNAEIDEAISAMPAINAFLCQEVGDPQNLEQSMAQLRELAGMGGAPQQGMPRPAPQGAPQVARR, from the coding sequence ATGAAACTCGACCCCCGCGCCTGCCGCCGGCTCCTGCATGAGGCCAATCCCATCCGCCTGTTCGGCAAGGTCAACAAGGTCGTCGGGCTGGTGGCCGAGGGCAGCGGCCTGCGCGCGCCGCTCGGCGCGGTCTGCCACATGCTGCCCGAGGGCGGCGCCGAGGGCGTGGCCGCCGAGGTGGTGGGCTTCCGCGACGGCAACCTGCTCTTCATGCCCTATGGCGACATGCGCGGCATCCGCCCGGGGAGCCTCATCCGCAATACCAGCATGCCGCCGGTCTTCCCCGTGGGGCCGGACCTTCTCGGCCGGGCCTTCGACGCCTTCGGCACGCCGCTGGATGCCGGGCCGCCGGTGAGCGCCGAGCTCTCGGGCTCGCCGCTGCCCCCGGGCGAGCAGGACAAGGCGGATTACGAACGCCAGATGGAGCTCCAGGCGCCCCACACGCCCGAGTGGGCGGTCAAGGCGCGCCAGCTCTGGCAGCCGGAGCTCGCGCAGCTCTACACCGACCCGCCGAGCCCGCTCCAGCGCCCGCGCATCACCGACATGCTTGATGTGGGCGTGCGCTCCATCAACAGCCTCATCACCCTGGGCAAGGGCCAGCGCGTGGGCATCATGGCCGGCTCGGGCGTGGGCAAGTCCACCCTCATGGGCATGATGGCCCGCTACACCAAGGCGGATGTCAACGTCATCGCGCTCATCGGCGAGCGCGGCCGCGAGGTGGTGGAATTCATGGAGCGGGACCTCGGCCCCTCGGGCATGGCGCGCTCGGTGCTCGTCATCGCCACGTCCGACCAGTCGCCGCTCGTGCGCATGCGCGCGGCCTACGCGGCCACGGCCGTTGCCGAATACTTCCGCGACAAGGGCATGGACGTTTTGCTCATGATGGACTCGGTGACGCGCTTCGCCATGGCCGCCCGCGAGGTGGGCCTCGCCGTGGGCGAGCCGCCCACCACCAAGGGCTACACGCCCTCGGTGTTCGCGCAGCTTCCCAAGCTCTTGGAGCGCGCCGGCCGCTCGGCCACGGGCACCATTACCGGCATTTATACCGTGCTCGTGGACGGCGACGACTTCAACGAGCCCATCGCCGACGCCGTGCGCTCCATCCTCGACGGGCACATCGTGCTCACCCGCGACCTCGCCGACCAGGGCCACTTCCCGGCCATCGACGTGCTCCGCTCCATCAGCCGCCTGCGCTCGGACATCTGCCCGCGCGAGGACGTGGTGGCGGGCCGCATCGTGACGCGGCGCATGAGCACCTTCCGCCGCGTGGAAGACATGGTGAATATCGGCGCCTACGCCAAGGGCAGCAACGCGGAGATCGACGAGGCCATCTCGGCCATGCCGGCCATCAACGCCTTCCTCTGTCAGGAAGTGGGCGACCCGCAGAACCTGGAGCAGTCCATGGCGCAACTGCGCGAGCTCGCCGGCATGGGCGGCGCCCCGCAGCAGGGCATGCCACGCCCGGCCCCGCAGGGGGCTCCGCAGGTGGCGCGGCGCTGA
- the flgC gene encoding flagellar basal body rod protein FlgC: protein MDFLTAMDISASGLTADRTRINTIAMNLANAKTTRTPHGGPYRRRTVVQVATDVDDPFSVHMRSALDRELKGVRILGVTQDKRPLKQVYEPGHPDANAEGYVSYPDINVVEEMANLMTAQRNYEANVTTVEAIKGMFNKALEIGKA from the coding sequence ATGGATTTTCTTACCGCCATGGACATCAGCGCCTCGGGCCTCACCGCGGACCGCACGCGCATCAATACCATCGCCATGAACCTGGCCAACGCCAAGACCACGCGCACCCCGCACGGCGGCCCCTACCGCCGGCGCACCGTGGTGCAGGTGGCCACCGACGTGGACGACCCTTTCTCCGTGCACATGCGCTCCGCGCTGGACCGCGAGCTCAAGGGCGTGCGCATCCTCGGCGTGACGCAGGACAAGCGCCCCCTCAAGCAGGTGTATGAGCCGGGCCACCCGGACGCCAACGCCGAGGGCTATGTGTCCTACCCGGACATCAACGTGGTCGAGGAAATGGCCAACCTCATGACCGCGCAGCGCAACTACGAGGCCAACGTCACCACTGTCGAGGCCATCAAGGGCATGTTCAACAAAGCCCTCGAGATCGGCAAGGCGTAA
- the flgB gene encoding flagellar basal body rod protein FlgB: protein MKSMFNSQIGLVGRVMDMQLQRQNVIMSNLANIETPNYKPREIAFEKELQSALGLDMRGRMSITSQGHMPAAFNPDNFGPEWSKQFKPRQIHGEDRVHLDKEMAKHAKNQLQYTALTQVMAKNFEALSTVIQDGKQV from the coding sequence ATGAAATCCATGTTCAACAGCCAGATCGGCCTTGTGGGCCGCGTGATGGACATGCAGCTCCAGCGGCAGAATGTCATCATGAGCAATCTTGCCAACATCGAGACGCCCAACTACAAGCCGCGCGAGATCGCGTTCGAGAAGGAGCTGCAGAGCGCCCTCGGGCTGGATATGCGCGGCCGCATGAGCATCACGAGCCAGGGCCACATGCCCGCGGCCTTCAACCCGGACAATTTCGGGCCCGAATGGTCCAAGCAATTCAAGCCGCGCCAGATCCACGGCGAGGACCGCGTGCACCTGGACAAGGAAATGGCCAAGCACGCCAAGAACCAGCTCCAGTACACGGCGCTCACCCAGGTCATGGCCAAGAATTTTGAGGCCCTGTCCACGGTCATCCAGGACGGCAAGCAGGTCTAG
- a CDS encoding flagellar M-ring protein FliF, producing the protein MKQEPKARALSAGKGGGTPALADIRAIRLAQKATNQRVEELKLRLFRMTEQHMDQAVSLIRRWLKDGER; encoded by the coding sequence ATGAAGCAAGAGCCTAAAGCCAGGGCATTGTCGGCCGGCAAGGGCGGGGGCACCCCCGCCCTTGCCGACATCCGCGCCATACGGCTCGCACAGAAGGCAACGAACCAGCGGGTGGAGGAGCTGAAGCTCCGCCTGTTCCGCATGACAGAGCAGCACATGGACCAGGCGGTGAGCCTGATCCGCCGTTGGCTCAAGGACGGGGAGCGCTAA
- the fliE gene encoding flagellar hook-basal body complex protein FliE — protein MSIQAAGMRAYTEALQHFNKVDSSLKQGQAVGKQTLFSRTLDQSLLRDRVDKPENFGAQADFIRYPEQEHIPVAQKNSFTNTVTSSLNRVNELQNAKDQAIDDFASGRSQNVHELMISMQKSSMAMKLTSAVRGKVLEAYKEISRMQF, from the coding sequence ATGAGCATTCAGGCAGCGGGCATGCGGGCATATACGGAAGCGCTCCAGCACTTCAACAAGGTGGACAGCTCCCTCAAGCAGGGGCAGGCTGTCGGCAAGCAGACGCTCTTCTCGCGTACCCTCGACCAGTCCCTTTTGCGCGACCGCGTGGACAAGCCCGAGAACTTCGGCGCCCAGGCGGACTTCATCCGCTATCCCGAGCAGGAGCACATCCCGGTGGCACAAAAGAACAGCTTCACCAACACGGTGACGAGCTCGCTCAACCGCGTCAACGAACTCCAGAACGCCAAGGACCAGGCCATCGACGATTTCGCCTCCGGCCGCAGCCAGAACGTGCACGAGCTCATGATCTCCATGCAGAAGTCGAGCATGGCCATGAAGCTCACGAGCGCGGTGCGCGGCAAGGTGCTCGAGGCCTACAAGGAAATTTCGCGCATGCAGTTCTAG
- a CDS encoding FliH/SctL family protein, translated as MASEQLRKKWGTIFMGEREATVDQLDAMQEPMRREKLKQEQEADYMERVRARAAERAKEILGAAYAERLKVLEEAKAETDTLKRETAAKCAAVKAEAEALRKEAQAELARAQAEREAAVRVREAAHGEGYQAGMDQAGQELREFRAELGQSLGALLRAIAGQRADLAAAWREELVELTQEAVAAGTGHVLSEDHAKLLRALVLKAVALLEDRATIVVRVNPADEAAVGDMFAAARERAPELVQWIVNGDERMEPGGLVAESGSGSVDCRREHFREMVDSILSHLALPEREGEAEADEAIDTLVEHETARMAELAPPPEPALEPAPAPATDAAPVEDMPEQAEDPAAGQAPGAQPAPPQAPPQQAAPQAPPVPPQGAPQAPPQQAAPTTPPPAPEPELPPDLAPDLLEDGEIDLSSLPPDDIDMGAPEAEAAAPPPPPQAAPQAAPEAPEMGAPGPELPPEGEDDGLAWLPPLGDPGADGPGAPAAAAEKLDPSLAELEEELFPLDAPEAAAGGGVAAPDLPPEDLLPPDLAPGLQQDERDEVLAHGGFLPGN; from the coding sequence ATGGCCTCCGAGCAATTGCGGAAAAAATGGGGCACTATCTTCATGGGCGAGCGCGAGGCCACGGTGGACCAGCTCGACGCCATGCAGGAGCCCATGCGCCGCGAAAAGCTCAAGCAGGAGCAGGAAGCCGACTACATGGAGCGCGTGCGCGCCCGCGCCGCCGAACGCGCCAAGGAGATTCTGGGCGCGGCCTACGCCGAGCGCCTGAAGGTGCTGGAGGAAGCCAAAGCCGAAACCGACACCCTGAAGCGCGAGACCGCCGCCAAGTGCGCGGCCGTGAAGGCCGAGGCCGAGGCCCTGCGCAAGGAGGCCCAGGCCGAGCTCGCCCGGGCCCAGGCAGAGCGCGAAGCCGCGGTGCGTGTGCGCGAGGCCGCCCACGGCGAGGGCTACCAGGCCGGCATGGACCAGGCCGGGCAGGAATTGCGCGAATTCCGCGCCGAGCTCGGGCAGTCCCTGGGCGCGCTCTTGCGGGCCATCGCCGGCCAGCGGGCCGACCTTGCGGCCGCGTGGCGCGAGGAGCTTGTGGAGCTCACGCAGGAGGCCGTGGCCGCGGGCACGGGCCATGTGCTCAGCGAGGACCACGCCAAGCTGCTCCGCGCGCTGGTGCTCAAGGCCGTGGCCCTGCTGGAGGACCGCGCCACCATCGTGGTGCGCGTCAACCCGGCGGACGAGGCCGCGGTGGGCGACATGTTCGCCGCCGCGCGCGAGCGCGCCCCGGAGCTCGTCCAGTGGATCGTCAATGGCGACGAGCGCATGGAGCCCGGGGGGCTGGTGGCCGAGAGCGGCAGCGGCAGCGTGGACTGCCGGCGCGAACATTTCCGGGAAATGGTGGATTCCATCCTCTCGCACCTGGCGCTCCCCGAGCGCGAAGGCGAGGCCGAGGCGGACGAGGCCATCGACACCCTCGTGGAGCACGAGACCGCGCGCATGGCCGAGCTGGCCCCGCCGCCGGAGCCGGCCCTCGAGCCTGCCCCTGCACCCGCAACCGATGCGGCGCCCGTGGAGGACATGCCGGAACAGGCGGAAGACCCTGCGGCCGGGCAAGCTCCCGGGGCGCAGCCCGCACCGCCCCAGGCGCCCCCGCAGCAGGCCGCGCCGCAGGCGCCCCCCGTGCCACCGCAAGGAGCCCCGCAGGCGCCCCCGCAACAGGCCGCGCCCACCACACCCCCGCCCGCCCCTGAGCCGGAACTGCCGCCGGATTTGGCGCCCGACCTTCTGGAAGACGGGGAGATCGACCTCTCCAGCCTGCCCCCCGACGACATCGACATGGGCGCGCCGGAGGCCGAAGCGGCGGCGCCGCCCCCGCCACCACAGGCCGCGCCCCAGGCAGCCCCGGAGGCGCCCGAAATGGGGGCGCCCGGCCCCGAACTTCCGCCGGAAGGCGAAGACGACGGGCTCGCGTGGCTGCCCCCCCTTGGGGACCCGGGCGCGGACGGCCCCGGGGCACCTGCCGCTGCCGCCGAAAAGCTCGACCCCAGCCTCGCGGAGCTGGAGGAAGAGCTCTTCCCGCTGGACGCGCCCGAAGCCGCGGCAGGCGGCGGCGTCGCGGCACCCGACCTGCCCCCGGAAGACCTGCTGCCCCCGGACTTGGCCCCGGGCCTGCAACAGGACGAGCGGGACGAAGTGCTGGCCCACGGGGGCTTCCTGCCCGGCAATTGA
- a CDS encoding lactate utilization protein produces the protein MPPVNPELVEAFSAKAALVNAVVQELPTMAAALQYVVDVCASKAPAELLADEPGTEKGPLGPNKCPTRVQRVVAAPGLDEADFAELQKACQEKGFLCLREGLRGYLAGIDVGLSQAVLGVAASGTCMLDTDNEDVRLAGMISEVNVVLLRKSEIYPDLPSIAGQLRERMNDHKDGAGTFTTFVTGPSRTADIERVAAVGVHGPLELHIILLEEGHA, from the coding sequence ATGCCCCCTGTGAACCCGGAACTGGTCGAGGCTTTCAGCGCCAAGGCCGCCCTGGTCAATGCCGTGGTGCAGGAGCTGCCCACCATGGCGGCGGCCCTGCAATACGTGGTGGATGTCTGCGCGAGCAAGGCGCCCGCCGAACTGCTCGCCGACGAGCCGGGCACGGAAAAGGGCCCGCTCGGCCCCAACAAGTGCCCCACCCGCGTGCAGCGCGTGGTGGCCGCCCCCGGCCTTGACGAGGCGGACTTCGCCGAGCTCCAGAAAGCCTGCCAGGAAAAGGGCTTCCTCTGCCTGCGCGAGGGCCTGCGCGGCTATCTCGCCGGCATCGACGTGGGCCTGTCCCAGGCCGTGCTCGGCGTGGCCGCCAGCGGCACCTGCATGCTCGACACGGATAACGAGGACGTGCGCCTCGCGGGCATGATCTCCGAGGTGAACGTGGTGCTCCTGCGCAAGTCGGAGATCTATCCCGATCTCCCCTCCATCGCCGGCCAGCTGCGCGAGCGCATGAACGACCACAAGGACGGCGCCGGCACCTTCACCACCTTCGTCACCGGGCCGAGCCGCACCGCCGACATCGAGCGCGTGGCCGCGGTGGGCGTTCACGGCCCGCTGGAACTGCACATCATCCTTCTGGAGGAAGGCCATGCATAA